The Flavobacterium sp. HJ-32-4 genome contains a region encoding:
- a CDS encoding pyridoxal-phosphate dependent enzyme, with amino-acid sequence MNYAENILGTIGNTPMVKLNKITKEIDALVLAKVETFNPGNSVKDRMAVKMVEDAEADGRLKPGGTIIEGTSGNTGMGLALAAIIKGYKLICVITDKQSKEKMDILRAVGAKVVVCPTDVEPTDPRSYYSVSRRLAEETPNAWYVNQYDNMSNTQAHYESTGPEIWEQTGGKVTHFVVGVGTGGTISGVAKYLKEKNPDIKCWGIDTYGSVFKKYHETGIFDENEIYSYITEGIGEDILPKNVNFSLIDGFTKVTDKDAAVYQRRLALEEGIFVGNSAGAAVKGLLQLKEHFKPDDVVVVLFHDSGSRYVGKMFNDDWMRERGFLEEEITKAEDVIKDHVDKPLITVRTEELVSHAIERMRKYNISQIPVIDINGFVGSVDETDLFRHYVADKNVAEKPIREVMGAPYPVVKAGTAIEEVSKLFGKDGQAVLVELGNGKHHIITKHDIIGSIK; translated from the coding sequence ATGAACTACGCTGAAAACATATTGGGTACCATTGGGAACACACCCATGGTGAAACTCAACAAGATTACAAAAGAGATTGATGCACTGGTGTTGGCAAAGGTCGAGACCTTCAACCCCGGCAATTCCGTGAAAGACCGGATGGCCGTAAAAATGGTGGAGGATGCCGAAGCCGACGGGCGCCTGAAACCGGGCGGTACCATCATTGAAGGTACGTCGGGCAACACCGGAATGGGACTGGCACTGGCCGCCATCATCAAAGGATACAAGCTGATTTGTGTCATTACCGACAAACAATCCAAAGAGAAAATGGATATCCTGCGGGCCGTAGGAGCGAAAGTAGTGGTGTGCCCGACGGATGTGGAGCCCACTGATCCGCGTTCCTACTATTCGGTATCGCGTCGTCTGGCAGAGGAAACGCCAAATGCGTGGTACGTAAACCAATACGACAACATGTCGAATACCCAGGCACATTATGAATCAACCGGACCGGAGATCTGGGAGCAGACCGGCGGGAAGGTGACGCATTTTGTAGTGGGTGTGGGAACAGGAGGTACGATCTCCGGCGTGGCCAAATACCTGAAAGAAAAGAACCCTGACATCAAGTGCTGGGGTATTGATACCTATGGCTCGGTGTTCAAGAAATACCATGAAACGGGCATTTTTGATGAGAACGAAATCTATTCGTATATCACGGAAGGCATCGGCGAGGACATCCTCCCGAAAAACGTCAACTTCAGCCTCATCGACGGTTTTACGAAAGTAACCGATAAAGATGCAGCCGTCTACCAACGCCGACTGGCCCTGGAAGAAGGTATTTTTGTTGGGAATTCGGCCGGAGCTGCCGTCAAAGGCTTGTTGCAACTCAAGGAACATTTCAAACCGGATGATGTGGTCGTCGTCCTGTTTCACGATTCAGGCAGCCGTTACGTGGGCAAGATGTTCAACGACGACTGGATGCGCGAGCGTGGTTTCCTCGAAGAAGAGATTACAAAGGCGGAAGACGTCATCAAAGACCACGTTGACAAGCCACTGATCACCGTCCGTACCGAAGAACTGGTGTCACACGCCATCGAGCGGATGCGGAAGTACAACATCTCGCAAATCCCGGTTATCGATATCAACGGATTTGTGGGTTCCGTCGACGAAACCGATCTGTTCCGTCATTACGTAGCCGACAAAAACGTAGCCGAAAAGCCGATCCGCGAGGTGATGGGCGCGCCCTATCCCGTGGTGAAAGCCGGTACGGCCATTGAAGAGGTATCGAAACTCTTTGGAAAAGACGGACAGGCCGTGCTGGTGGAGCTCGGCAACGGCAAACACCATATCATTACGAAGCACGACATCATCGGGTCCATTAAATAA
- a CDS encoding PNGase F N-terminal domain-containing protein: MRALLILLLTAVTSQAQTYKISYDRISNGTPADGASPVVFTDSDKTVVTQSAILAGKASVPYEQTLLFRDQPGVFYLSAVLGANRTVATKDSTTIAGQQLELRPDRKKILGYECKLAHTVINSNSIDIWYTEALGVQGGPSVLGQRLGLVLETIRNGQFVVRARQIEKVKGFPPFPAIAPLSDLLTYRDLLWRSRFTTIPLFRQQVLNFSDDATSNDSIFRFGGGSIAVRKIRFPEIGSGSVAFLDVTEQSTGDAYDRTGSVFLLPVTGPSFWDALEKGIEAVPVYENGNGKKYQGMVRAGDYEPLLELMRFFTPFGVKGYNHLQLKNKVWQDSVSYRQDITDLIPAFSGKEMYVGIVIGNYDKGGHTVNANITVHTDPDSEKLGVAKVLPLFNTVNILEMRGQNYGSMFDVEKGLEVTFTLPEGARNARLRYIVTGHGGWEHGDEFMRKKNMLFLDGAERFAFTPWRTDCGSYRLANPASGNFENGLSSSDYSRSNWCPGTTTNPIWIDLGDLAPGTHTLQVKIPMGAPEGGSFSAWNVSGVLEYN, encoded by the coding sequence ATGCGCGCTTTACTTATCCTACTCCTGACCGCCGTCACCTCGCAAGCCCAGACTTATAAAATCTCGTATGACCGCATTTCCAACGGTACGCCCGCAGACGGAGCGTCCCCGGTCGTTTTTACCGACTCCGATAAGACCGTGGTGACCCAATCGGCCATCCTCGCCGGGAAGGCATCTGTTCCCTACGAGCAAACACTGCTTTTTCGCGATCAGCCCGGCGTCTTTTACCTATCAGCCGTTTTAGGAGCAAACCGGACTGTCGCGACCAAAGACAGTACGACCATTGCCGGCCAACAACTGGAACTTCGTCCGGACCGCAAAAAGATACTCGGATACGAATGTAAGTTGGCGCACACGGTGATCAATTCCAATAGCATCGACATCTGGTATACGGAGGCGTTGGGCGTGCAGGGAGGGCCGTCGGTATTAGGACAACGGCTCGGACTCGTACTCGAAACCATCCGCAACGGACAATTCGTGGTCAGGGCACGCCAAATTGAAAAGGTGAAGGGTTTTCCGCCTTTTCCTGCCATAGCACCCTTATCGGACCTCCTCACCTACCGCGACCTTTTGTGGAGAAGCCGCTTTACAACGATCCCCCTGTTCCGCCAACAGGTATTGAACTTTTCGGACGACGCTACCTCTAATGACAGTATTTTCCGTTTTGGCGGTGGCAGTATCGCCGTTCGAAAAATCCGTTTCCCGGAAATAGGATCCGGAAGCGTGGCCTTCCTGGACGTCACCGAGCAATCTACGGGCGATGCCTACGACCGCACTGGATCGGTATTCCTCCTGCCGGTCACAGGCCCCAGTTTTTGGGACGCACTTGAGAAAGGGATTGAGGCGGTGCCGGTATATGAAAACGGAAACGGCAAGAAATACCAGGGAATGGTACGGGCAGGCGACTACGAACCCTTATTGGAATTGATGCGGTTCTTTACTCCTTTTGGCGTTAAAGGCTACAACCATTTACAGTTAAAGAACAAAGTATGGCAGGACAGCGTCTCCTATCGACAGGACATTACCGACCTCATCCCGGCGTTTTCGGGTAAGGAAATGTATGTGGGAATCGTGATCGGAAACTACGATAAAGGAGGACATACGGTCAATGCGAACATCACCGTGCACACGGATCCGGATTCGGAGAAGCTCGGGGTGGCGAAGGTCCTGCCGCTTTTTAATACGGTGAACATACTGGAGATGCGCGGCCAGAACTACGGTTCGATGTTTGATGTGGAAAAAGGACTTGAAGTCACCTTCACACTGCCCGAAGGGGCCCGAAACGCGCGGTTGCGGTATATCGTAACGGGACATGGCGGATGGGAACACGGCGATGAATTCATGCGAAAGAAAAACATGCTTTTCCTCGACGGGGCCGAACGGTTTGCGTTCACACCCTGGCGGACCGACTGCGGCAGCTATCGACTTGCGAACCCGGCGTCAGGGAACTTTGAAAACGGTCTCTCTTCCAGCGATTACAGCCGTTCGAATTGGTGTCCGGGCACTACTACCAATCCTATTTGGATTGACCTCGGCGACCTGGCCCCGGGCACGCATACCCTCCAGGTCAAAATCCCGATGGGCGCCCCGGAAGGTGGTAGTTTCAGCGCATGGAATGTGTCGGGTGTGCTGGAATACAACTAA
- a CDS encoding putative porin, which translates to MMKRCYILLLLVAVSAFAQQPKPMGEGLKKMTKEERKAAGQTPDAKATIDMYRVFTIDNDTTYIDTSLTIQKDYRFNYLRRDNFGLLPFANDGQPYNTLDFGLDGFSPFPQFGMRAKHFNYIRPEQMRYYQVATPLTELYFKTTIKQGQSVDAFLTLNLHERLNISVAYRGLRSVGRYENAMSSTGNFRFTSNYQTKSGRYFLKAHFTGQDFFNMENGGVLNLEDFESGDPAFDERGRLQVYLTDAQSTMKGNRYFFDHGFRVNGSDRQNNLWLLHQFNYEHEFFEYYQPTLRTDVVNSNDDFQRFGESYVASRLRDKSRYNRMYNKVGVAYENKSLGQVQFFIEDFNYNYFYQTAIVQNGEVIPSSLNARIENFGGQYTYKKGSWSGTALLRNAITNQRLSEIDVKADYQLNDDYLFAFRLQKLNRLPNHNFNLFQSDYIAYNWFNDFKNEKITHFEATADTPWINASLQATVLDDYLYFDDVSTDDRVLLVSPKQYGKTIKYLSVKASKEFRLGHFALDNTVLYQQVGQDDPVLNVPKLLTRNTLYYSGTLFKKAMFIQTGFTFQYFSKYKANDFNPLLGEFYVQTKREIGDFPLVDFFFNAKVRQTRIYLKAEHFNSPFTGNKFYSAPNYPYKDFLVRFGLVWTFFQ; encoded by the coding sequence ATGATGAAACGCTGTTATATCCTCCTGCTGTTAGTTGCTGTGTCGGCATTCGCGCAACAGCCGAAGCCCATGGGTGAGGGGTTGAAGAAAATGACGAAGGAAGAGCGAAAGGCGGCCGGCCAGACCCCCGACGCCAAAGCGACCATCGACATGTATCGGGTGTTTACCATTGACAATGATACGACCTACATCGATACATCACTGACCATCCAGAAAGACTACCGTTTCAATTACCTGCGCCGCGACAACTTCGGGCTCTTGCCGTTTGCCAACGACGGGCAGCCCTACAATACTCTCGACTTCGGTCTTGACGGGTTTTCACCGTTTCCGCAGTTTGGCATGCGGGCCAAGCATTTCAACTACATCCGCCCTGAGCAGATGCGGTATTACCAGGTGGCCACACCGCTGACGGAACTCTACTTCAAAACCACCATCAAACAGGGGCAGTCGGTCGATGCCTTCCTGACCCTCAACCTACACGAACGCCTGAACATATCGGTGGCCTATCGCGGACTGCGGTCGGTCGGTCGGTATGAGAATGCAATGTCGAGTACGGGTAACTTCCGGTTTACCTCCAATTACCAAACGAAGTCGGGGCGGTATTTCCTCAAAGCGCATTTCACCGGCCAGGATTTCTTCAACATGGAAAACGGTGGCGTGCTGAACCTCGAAGATTTTGAAAGCGGCGACCCAGCCTTCGATGAACGGGGGCGTTTGCAGGTCTACCTCACCGACGCCCAGTCGACGATGAAAGGCAACCGTTATTTCTTCGACCATGGTTTCCGCGTCAACGGAAGCGACCGGCAGAACAACCTGTGGCTGTTGCACCAGTTCAACTACGAACACGAGTTTTTTGAATACTACCAGCCAACCCTACGCACCGATGTGGTCAATTCGAATGACGATTTCCAACGGTTTGGCGAGTCTTACGTGGCGTCGCGGCTGCGGGATAAATCGCGCTACAACCGGATGTATAATAAGGTCGGAGTGGCGTATGAAAATAAGTCGCTCGGACAGGTGCAGTTCTTCATCGAAGATTTCAACTACAATTATTTCTACCAAACAGCCATCGTGCAAAATGGAGAGGTAATTCCAAGCTCACTCAATGCCCGTATCGAGAATTTCGGGGGACAGTATACCTACAAAAAGGGAAGCTGGTCGGGAACGGCGCTCCTTCGAAATGCCATCACCAACCAACGGCTTTCGGAAATCGATGTCAAGGCGGATTACCAACTCAATGACGACTATCTGTTTGCCTTCCGTCTCCAGAAACTGAACCGATTGCCCAATCACAATTTCAATCTGTTCCAGAGTGATTACATCGCGTACAACTGGTTCAACGATTTCAAGAACGAGAAGATCACGCATTTTGAAGCCACGGCCGACACGCCCTGGATCAACGCGAGCCTGCAGGCTACTGTACTCGACGACTACCTCTATTTTGACGATGTAAGTACCGACGACCGCGTGTTGCTCGTGTCGCCAAAACAGTATGGGAAAACCATCAAGTATCTTTCCGTAAAGGCCTCAAAGGAGTTCCGCCTCGGCCACTTCGCCCTCGACAATACCGTGCTCTACCAACAGGTGGGCCAGGACGATCCAGTGCTGAATGTGCCGAAACTGCTTACGCGAAATACCCTGTACTACTCCGGCACCTTGTTTAAGAAGGCGATGTTTATCCAAACCGGATTCACCTTCCAATACTTCTCAAAATACAAGGCAAACGACTTCAACCCACTATTGGGCGAGTTTTACGTGCAGACCAAACGCGAGATCGGCGACTTCCCGCTCGTTGACTTTTTCTTCAACGCGAAGGTTCGCCAGACACGCATTTACCTCAAAGCCGAGCACTTCAACTCGCCTTTTACCGGAAACAAGTTTTACTCGGCACCGAATTATCCGTATAAAGACTTCCTCGTACGCTTCGGCCTCGTCTGGACCTTTTTCCAGTAG
- a CDS encoding DUF2851 family protein — MREDFLHYVWRYSKFDNHSLTTVDGKDLAIVHPGQYLQVAGPDFFNAQIVLDRQKWAGNIEIHLKSSDWYAHRHEADRAYDSVILHVVWEHDTPVFRADQTEIPTLELRGRVPSSTLLRYNQLLAPKEWIYCERQIADVDAFHFSAWLERLFFERLERKSLQIRSWPEYQAGDWEAVLFRMLARTFGLNQNGEIFFAMSGLLPFSLVRKEADDPTRLEALFMGLCGMLDGEKEDHYFKTLQGEFAYLSTKYRLPPPVSEPVHFFKLRPDNFPTIRLSQLAWLYHRSAHLFTSVMLASSGRELRALLKSQTTPYWETHYLFDRPSPQRRKGLSDSFIDLVIINTIVPLRFLYGQAKGDLPDEDLIVLLRELKPERNVVVERFGQLGIAAADAFETQALLELKTSFCSRGRCLECTVGHQLLRTE; from the coding sequence ATGAGAGAGGATTTCCTGCATTATGTATGGAGGTATTCAAAATTCGACAACCACTCGTTGACGACCGTCGACGGAAAAGACCTTGCGATTGTGCATCCGGGCCAGTACCTACAGGTGGCCGGTCCGGATTTTTTCAACGCGCAGATTGTACTCGACCGACAGAAGTGGGCCGGGAACATCGAGATACACCTGAAGTCATCCGATTGGTATGCGCACCGCCATGAAGCGGATCGGGCCTACGACAGCGTGATCCTGCATGTGGTGTGGGAACACGATACGCCGGTGTTTCGGGCCGACCAAACTGAAATCCCGACGTTGGAACTTCGGGGGCGCGTTCCTTCTTCAACGCTTTTGCGGTATAACCAGTTGCTGGCGCCCAAAGAGTGGATTTATTGCGAACGCCAGATTGCCGATGTCGATGCATTTCACTTCTCGGCCTGGCTCGAACGCTTATTTTTCGAGCGGTTGGAACGGAAGTCGCTTCAGATACGGTCATGGCCGGAATACCAGGCGGGCGATTGGGAGGCGGTGCTGTTTCGGATGCTGGCACGTACGTTCGGACTTAACCAAAACGGGGAAATCTTTTTTGCCATGTCAGGTCTGTTGCCGTTTTCGTTGGTGCGAAAGGAAGCAGACGACCCCACCCGGTTGGAAGCGCTTTTTATGGGGCTCTGCGGGATGTTGGATGGAGAGAAAGAAGACCACTACTTCAAGACCTTACAGGGCGAATTTGCCTATCTGTCGACCAAGTACCGGTTGCCGCCGCCTGTTTCAGAGCCTGTTCACTTTTTCAAACTGCGTCCGGATAATTTCCCGACCATCCGGTTATCGCAGTTAGCGTGGCTTTACCATCGTTCCGCACATCTTTTTACCTCGGTTATGCTGGCCTCATCAGGGCGGGAACTCCGAGCGCTGCTGAAGAGCCAGACAACGCCTTATTGGGAGACACATTACCTGTTCGATCGCCCGTCGCCACAGCGTAGAAAAGGGCTATCGGATTCTTTTATCGATTTAGTGATCATCAATACCATTGTGCCGCTGCGGTTTCTTTACGGACAGGCGAAAGGCGATTTGCCCGACGAAGACCTTATCGTACTGTTACGCGAACTGAAACCCGAACGCAATGTAGTAGTGGAACGCTTTGGGCAACTGGGAATCGCAGCGGCCGATGCCTTCGAAACCCAGGCGTTGCTCGAGCTGAAGACCTCTTTTTGCTCTCGCGGACGCTGCCTCGAATGTACCGTAGGGCACCAGTTGTTACGAACCGAATAA